The DNA window GAACCATAAAAATACTAACCTGTGAATATCAGTTAAATTTTTCAAGTGAAGAATTGACACATGAAAAATAAAGTCTAAAGTTTTCATGTTAACGACAGAATCTTTGAGAGGTGAGACACTGCCtcataattttccagttacagagATTCAATGAGTACTCACTGAGCAACAAAGCAAACCCAATTTTATTGCTTTGGTAATACTTTTAAAATAGCTCATGGGCTGTGATCAGAGGAAACAGGAGGAAACAAgtttaacaataataaaatggaaGTGCTGACTGTCACATAAACAGTAGCTGGCAAGGTTTATAAAAGGCTGAATGTCCAAGGTCAGGCAAATCTGAAAAACTTCATTTCACAAGTAAACCAGAAACAGACCTAGTGATACAATGTCCTGCTGCAATACCTGCTCCACCAGCTTCTGTGGCTTCCCCAGCTGCTCTACTGGGGGGAACTGTGGATCTAGCTGCTGCCAAGACAGCTGTGGGACCAGCTGCTGCCAACAGGGAGGCTGTGGCACCGGCTCTGGGATTGGCTCTGGGATCAGCTCTGGAGTAGGCTGTGTGCCCACCTGTGAGACCACCTGCAGAACCAGGTGCTACGTACCCCAGTGCTGTGGAGGGGAGAGCTGCCGCACCAGGTGGTGCCGCCCAGACTGCAGGGTTGAGGGCACTTGCCTGCCACCTTGTTGTGTGGTCAGCTGCACTCCCCCATCTTGCTGCCAGCTGCACCATGCCCAGGCTTCTTGCTGCCGCCCATCCTACTGTGGCCAGTCTTGCTGCCGTCCagcctgctgctgctactgctgtgaGCCTACTACCTCCTGTGAGCCCACTACCTGCTGTGAGCCTACCTGCTAAGGACCAGGATGCTGCCTCCCAGTGTACAGAGGACACAACATCTCTAAATTGCTTCTTGAAGAATTGACACTACACCCCTAATAAACTCAAAAGTTTAGCAATGTTCTTCCAGCCTGCAAGCTCTAACTGATATCACAATCATTGCTACTGAAAGTATTTTGAAAGGCCAAACCTGGAATCCTTTAATATACTATGATGCTTGGAAatcccctaccaaaaaaaaaaaaaaaagaaataaaacacctCAGCAAGTCACTATAATATATTCTCTTCTTTGGTTCAAAAATGTACTTTAAGTTCGCCCTGAAcaataattctttatttttttcataatttcttaacaGATACTTGTAaatagaagattttttaaaatctcaaataaATATGGCATGGCAAAATGGTTTGTCTTTTTAATTATTCTTCTGGAGATGataatttaaacttttattttaaagtggAAATGTACTTGAATATGCTTATTTTTcccaaagattttgttttttcttttttttttcttttcctcctccaggggaagggaagggagggagaaaaaatgcttgttaattgaaaaaaagtcTGTAGGCAGTATGGGAGCAGCTCATGGATTATAGAGGAGTCAATTGGCTGGAGAAATGAGATTGAATTGAATGTAGAGAG is part of the Dromiciops gliroides isolate mDroGli1 chromosome 4, mDroGli1.pri, whole genome shotgun sequence genome and encodes:
- the LOC122755395 gene encoding keratin-associated protein 1-3-like — encoded protein: MSCCNTCSTSFCGFPSCSTGGNCGSSCCQDSCGTSCCQQGGCGTGSGIGSGISSGVGCVPTCETTCRTRCYVPQCCGGESCRTRWCRPDCRVEGTCLPPCCVVSCTPPSCCQLHHAQASCCRPSYCGQSCCRPACCCYCCEPTTSCEPTTCCEPTC